The Bombus pascuorum chromosome 9, iyBomPasc1.1, whole genome shotgun sequence genome has a window encoding:
- the LOC132910412 gene encoding uncharacterized protein LOC132910412 — translation MWYLVNEQGVRIYLKPNQETLIGRKKADILLPNDKSISKEHASISVTKVEEIRSNEPTSICKLKDLKSKYGTFIVHERDIIQLTETECILKHQDTIRFGLQNHVFKVINVPIITTVSTLCDDEIERLKQLMEEIDGVIITDSDWRRASTYLTVGNAILTLKLASAMASALPIVTMKYWDKVKSAIDNGQQLPDANNFVPSISEPLIAKRKVLISPNKKRTTLFENLTFIHFSTTQYRKYKKIIRIAGGISKLFERADLTTTEFCNPNVIVLQYPDNDSTQITENIFCIYHSIQQALKANNYRMIAEVEICLAILHCSTEKYCNPMYKFAKLLKRSERKDDSCEILNLDTQDETAKVSGLPTSSFSISTPVRHRIIPETLDISQEPFPNVSGVVIKPTEEQKYNKIRCIRETPNDTLATENVQVTRSRVISNVSATTSVKIRQRVIPETLSSISSQESQSDIQYIFTQPTGKQRYNEIQCIKETPNDASATVKDVQVTQPEEISNLSKTTSMKIRQRVIPETLSTINSQELQSNVNFDGTQPTKKQKCNKLQYIDETPNDASATMASMQDTPSNENTSTFPNMLSQIIRYSKHDNQNLHKHGNILDKRKSEEVIILSDDEMELKSVEGNKNNNTNSNKDFIHNASNNIFKTSNSRDENKQIQQTARLTDNRIAAANLKEMCEVDEKIELKNMRPVTLQVEKKHNKKMTCSENSITPHTTEPLNTSEDPPIYSVIKENRKHEAQNVISSTLKSNSSLRANPNFKMFKKVPAIIPQKRIKVDNMYVWNKYNITNENLY, via the exons atGTGGTACTTGGTTAATGAACAAG GTGTCCGCATATATTTAAAACCAAATCAAGAGACGTTAATTGGCAGGAAAAAAGCTGACATTCTTTTGCCAAATGATAAATCAATCAGCAAGGAACATGCCTCAATCAGCGTTACAAAAGTAGAGGAGATAagg AGTAATGAACCGACATCTATATGTAAACTAAAAGATTTAAAGTCAAAATATGGTACTTTTATCGTTCACGAACGTGACATAATACAACTAACTGAAACtgaatgtattttaaaacacCAAGATACAATAAGATTTGGTTTACAGAACCATGTATTCAA GGTGATAAATGTGCCTATAATAACAACAGTATCTACTTTATGTGATGACGAGATAGAAAGATTAAAACAGTTGATGGAAGAAATTGATGGTGTAATAATTACTGACAGCGATTGGAGAAGGGCATCCACTTATTTAACAGTGGGAAATGCTATCTTAACACTAAAG CTTGCCTCTGCTATGGCTTCTGCTCTACCAATAgtaacaatgaaatattgGGACAAAGTTAAATCTGCAATAGATAATGGTCAGCAACTTCCAgatgcaaataattttgttccaTCAATTAGTGAACCATTAATCGCTAAAAGAAAGGTATTGATTTCTCCaaacaagaaaagaacgacattatttgaaaatttaacatttatacattttagtACAACTCAgtataggaaatataaaaaaatcattagAATAGCAG gtggaatatcaaaattatttgaaagagCAGACCTAACAACTACAGAATTTTGTAACCCAAACGTAATTGTATTACAATATCCAGACAATGATTCTACACAGatcacagaaaatattttctgtatatatCATTCAATAC AACAAGCATTGAAAgcaaataattatagaatgaTAGCTGAAGTTGAAATTTGTCTTGCAATATTGCATTGTtcaacagaaaaatattgcaatcCTATGTATAAATTCGCAAAGCTTTTAAAAAGATCAGAACGAAAGGATGATTCATGTGAGATTTTAAATCTTGATACGCAAGATGAAACAGCTAAAGTGTCAGGATTACCAACTTCTTCCTTTTCGATATCGACACCTGTAAGACACCGTATTATTCCTGAAACATTGGATATCAGTCAAGAACCATTTCCAAATGTAAGTGGTGTTGTCATAAAACCTACAGAAgagcaaaaatataataaaatacgatgCATAAGAGAAACTCCTAATGATACTTTAGCAACAGAAAATGTGCAAGTTACACGATCAAGAGTAATTTCCAACGTTTCGGCAACGACATCCGTGAAAATAAGACAACGTGTTATTCCTGAAACATTGAGTAGCATCAGTAGTCAAGAATCACAATCAGATATACAGTATATTTTCACACAACCTACAGGAAAGCAAAGATATAATGAAATACAGTGCATAAAAGAAACTCCTAATGATGCTTCAGCAACAGTGAAAGATGTGCAAGTTACACAACCAGAAGAAATTTCCAATCTTTCGAAAACAACATCCATGAAAATAAGACAACGTGTTATTCCTGAAACATTGAGCACCATTAATAGCCAAGAATTACAatcaaatgtaaattttgaTGGTACACAACCtacgaaaaaacaaaaatgtaataaattacaatacatAGATGAAACTCCTAATGATGCTTCAGCAACAATGGCAAGTATGCAAGATACACCATCTAATGAAAACACTTCGACTTTTCCTAACATGTTATCACAAATCATTCGATATTCTAAACATGATAATCAGAATTTACACAAACACGGTAATATATTGGATAAGAGAAAATCAGAGGAAGTAATAATCTTAAGTGATGATGAAATGGAACTAAAATCAGTAgagggaaataaaaataataacacgaATTCTAATAAAGATTTCATACATAATGcatcgaataatatatttaaaacaagtAATTCAAGAGATGAAAATAAGCAAATACAACAAACAGCTCGATTAACTGATAATCGTATAGCTGCCgcaaatttaaaagaaatgtgTGAAGTCGatgaaaaaatagaattaaaaaatatgcgCCCTGTAACATTACAAGTAGAAAAAaagcataataaaaaaatgacatGTTCAGAGAATTCAATTACACCACATACAACAGAACCACTAAATACATCTGAAGATCCTCCTATATATTCTGTG ataaaagaaaacaggaaACATGAAGCACAAAATGTTATAAGTTCCacattaaaaagtaattcatCACTTCGAGCTAATcctaatttcaaaatgttcaaaaag gtTCCTGCTATAATTCCTCAGAAAAGGATAAAAGTcgataatatgtatgtatggaacaagtataatataacaaatgagaatttatattaa